A DNA window from Shumkonia mesophila contains the following coding sequences:
- a CDS encoding ABC transporter permease translates to MAVVTGIYLLYLFIPIVLLFVGSFGETWTNSLLPSGITLDWYRELLSEGSFRRAFIVSLEVVAATCVACTLLAVPLAYALFKSASRGVMVAARIMFLLPIAAPPLVLAFGFILVFSSDALPWLGSIWLLIAGHVVLTLPYLLQTLVADMRHLHIDALELAAESLGASFRERFFDLVVPLLRHSLGSGLIMVAALSIGEFQLSNLIAGFLSRPYPVVLLQAFYGATGFACAATVVLLSLALLAAAGGAFAARSASAYRQGTA, encoded by the coding sequence ATGGCAGTCGTTACCGGCATCTACCTGCTGTACTTGTTCATTCCCATCGTCCTTCTGTTCGTCGGATCGTTCGGCGAGACGTGGACGAACAGCCTCCTGCCTTCCGGCATCACCCTGGACTGGTATCGCGAACTGCTGAGCGAAGGCAGCTTCCGGCGGGCCTTCATCGTCAGCCTCGAGGTGGTCGCCGCCACCTGTGTGGCCTGCACCCTGCTGGCGGTCCCCTTGGCCTACGCCCTGTTCAAGAGTGCGTCGCGCGGCGTCATGGTGGCGGCCCGCATCATGTTCCTGCTGCCCATCGCGGCGCCGCCACTGGTGCTGGCCTTCGGCTTCATCCTGGTCTTTTCGTCCGACGCGTTGCCGTGGCTGGGCAGCATCTGGCTGCTGATCGCCGGGCATGTCGTGCTGACCTTGCCCTATCTGTTGCAGACCCTGGTCGCCGACATGCGCCATCTGCACATCGACGCCCTGGAACTGGCGGCGGAATCCCTGGGCGCCTCCTTCCGGGAGCGCTTCTTCGATCTGGTGGTGCCGCTGCTGCGCCACAGCCTGGGTTCCGGCCTGATCATGGTGGCGGCGCTCTCCATCGGCGAGTTCCAGCTCTCCAACCTGATCGCCGGCTTCCTGTCGCGGCCTTACCCGGTGGTTCTGCTCCAGGCCTTTTATGGGGCGACCGGCTTTGCCTGCGCGGCGACCGTCGTCCTCCTCAGTCTGGCGCTGCTGGCTGCGGCCGGCGGAGCTTTTGCGGCGCGATCCGCCAGCGCCTATCGGCAGGGAACAGCATGA
- a CDS encoding ABC transporter ATP-binding protein, translating to MSIRLQSVTFAYPGTRVGVFDLDLSIDDGELLAVIGASGSGKTTLLKLIAGFEVPQSGQILLDGQDVTGLAVRDRQLGVVFQSYALFPHMTAWQNVAYPLKIRRIEAPERHRRAIDALARVGLKGMEERRPQTLSGGQQQRVALARALVFQPKALLLDEPLSALDAGLRGEMRDEIRRLQREFGISTLHITHDQEEALSMADRVAVMEAGRVVQLASPRELYDSPATRGVARFVGEANLWEGVVDAPGTVSVPFGVLQTAAHGFGKGQAVTVLVRPENIAVGAADGVPNHFAGTIVRDRFLGAVRRYDLAVGGVVIRGQTGIRGPIETVSIRPEHVRLLPSGS from the coding sequence ATGAGCATCCGACTGCAGAGCGTCACCTTCGCCTATCCGGGTACCCGTGTCGGGGTATTCGACCTCGACCTTTCCATCGACGATGGAGAGTTGTTGGCGGTCATCGGTGCCAGCGGGTCGGGCAAGACCACCCTGCTCAAGCTCATCGCCGGTTTCGAAGTCCCGCAGTCGGGGCAAATTTTGCTGGACGGCCAGGATGTGACCGGCCTTGCGGTACGCGACCGGCAACTCGGCGTCGTCTTCCAGTCGTACGCGCTCTTTCCCCACATGACGGCTTGGCAGAACGTGGCCTATCCCCTGAAAATCCGGCGCATCGAGGCGCCCGAACGCCACCGCCGGGCGATCGACGCCCTGGCGCGAGTCGGCCTGAAAGGCATGGAGGAGCGGCGCCCGCAAACGCTTTCCGGCGGCCAGCAGCAACGGGTGGCGCTGGCCAGGGCGCTGGTCTTCCAGCCCAAGGCGCTGCTGCTGGATGAACCGCTGTCGGCGCTCGACGCCGGCCTGCGCGGCGAGATGCGCGACGAAATCCGCCGCCTGCAACGGGAATTCGGCATTTCCACCCTGCACATCACCCACGATCAGGAGGAGGCGCTTTCGATGGCCGACCGCGTCGCGGTGATGGAGGCGGGACGGGTGGTCCAGCTGGCGAGCCCGCGCGAACTCTACGACTCGCCGGCAACCCGCGGCGTCGCCCGTTTCGTCGGCGAAGCCAACCTGTGGGAGGGCGTGGTCGACGCCCCCGGGACGGTCAGCGTGCCGTTCGGCGTCCTGCAAACGGCCGCCCACGGTTTCGGCAAGGGTCAGGCCGTCACCGTCCTGGTGCGCCCCGAAAACATCGCGGTCGGCGCCGCCGACGGCGTCCCCAACCATTTCGCCGGCACCATCGTGCGCGACCGCTTCCTGGGCGCGGTGCGCCGCTACGATTTGGCCGTCGGCGGCGTGGTGATCCGCGGGCAGACAGGCATCCGCGGTCCGATCGAAACGGTGAGCATTCGGCCGGAGCATGTTCGGCTTCTGCCGAGCGGAAGTTGA